A genomic stretch from Mastacembelus armatus chromosome 12, fMasArm1.2, whole genome shotgun sequence includes:
- the pisd gene encoding phosphatidylserine decarboxylase proenzyme, mitochondrial isoform X1: MVSFFLRRRGSGPSNLLRRVRRQECERAGGRGRVRMTAQLRLQVPCLAVRRHLSTLSGGMRCPAPWRRRPITFLCYILSISALRPMANRVALYHSFPTRLLSRAWGRLNGVELPTWLRKPIYSLYIWTFGVNMQEAAVEDLHHYRNLSEFFRRRLKPAARPLCASSCLISPADGRILHFGRVKNSEVEQVKGVTYSLENFLGPQNSRSKNSSLSFRDLLLSCPDNDLFHVVVYLAPGDYHCFHSPTEWKVELRRHFPGTLMSVNPGVARWVKELFCLNERVVLTGQWQHGFFSLTAVGATNVGSIRVYFDQELQTNSPCYSKGSFHDHSYVAVGDQVLKTTNEGGVVLQKGEAVGEFNLGSTIVLLFEAPKDFIFNLQPGQQIRVGEGLGSL; encoded by the exons ATGGTGAGCTTTTTCTTACGGCGCCGTGGTAGTGGCCCGTCCAACCTGCTGCGCCGTGTGAGGCGGCAAGAGTGTgagagagctggaggaagaggacGGGTGAGAATGACAGCACAGCTCAG GCTCCAGGTGCCTTGTTTGGCTGTACGTCGCCATCTGAGCACGCTCAGTGGTGGCATGCGTTGCCCTGCCCCTTGGCGCCGTCGACCAATCACCTTCCTCTGCTACATTTTGTCCATCAGCGCTCTGCGGCCGATGGCCAATCGG GTGGCATTGTATCACTCCTTCCCAACCCGCCTCCTATCTCGGGCCTGGGGACGTTTGAACGGGGTGGAGCTCCCCACCTGGCTCCGAAAACCCATCTATTCTCTCTACATTTGGACATTTGGGGTAAACATGCAG GAGGCTGCTGTGGAGGATTTACATCACTACAGGAATCTGAGTGAATTTTTCCGTCGACGTCTGAAACCTGCAGCCCGACCACTCTGTGCCTCCTCCTGTCTG aTATCTCCGGCAGATGGGAGGATACTCCACTTTGGTCGGGTGAAGAATTCAGAGGTGGAACAGGTAAAGGGGGTTACCTACAGTCTGGAGAACTTCCTTGGTCCACAGAATAGTCGGAGCAAAA ATTCATCCTTGTCCTTCAGGGACCTTCTCCTGTCATGTCCTGATAACGACCTGTTCCATGTCGTGGTCTACCTGGCTCCAGGTGACTATCACTGCTTCCATTCACCCACAGAGTGGAAGGTGGAGCTTCGACGTCACTTTCCAG GCACTTTAATGTCAGTCAACCCGGGTGTGGCTCGATGGGTCAAAGAGCTCTTCTGCCTTAATGAGCGTGTGGTGCTCACCGGCCAATGGCAGCATGGCTTCTTCTCATTGACAGCGGTCGGAGCCACAAACGTCGGATCCATTAGAGTTTACTTTGATCAG GAGCTTCAGACCAACAGTCCTTGCTACAGTAAAGGCTCCTTCCATGACCACAGCTATGTTGCCGTTGGCGACCAGGTGTTGAAGACAACAAATGAAGGGGGAGTGGTCTTGCAGAAGGGGGAGGCGGTGGGGGAGTTTAACCTGGGTTCCACCATAGTTCTGCTGTTTGAGGCCCCCAAAGACTTCATCTTCAACCTGCAGCCCGGACAGCAAATCAGAGTAGGCGAGGGACTTGGCAGCCTCTGA
- the pisd gene encoding phosphatidylserine decarboxylase proenzyme, mitochondrial isoform X5: protein MMKPHPLWPHPHRLQVPCLAVRRHLSTLSGGMRCPAPWRRRPITFLCYILSISALRPMANRVALYHSFPTRLLSRAWGRLNGVELPTWLRKPIYSLYIWTFGVNMQEAAVEDLHHYRNLSEFFRRRLKPAARPLCASSCLISPADGRILHFGRVKNSEVEQVKGVTYSLENFLGPQNSRSKNSSLSFRDLLLSCPDNDLFHVVVYLAPGDYHCFHSPTEWKVELRRHFPGTLMSVNPGVARWVKELFCLNERVVLTGQWQHGFFSLTAVGATNVGSIRVYFDQELQTNSPCYSKGSFHDHSYVAVGDQVLKTTNEGGVVLQKGEAVGEFNLGSTIVLLFEAPKDFIFNLQPGQQIRVGEGLGSL, encoded by the exons GCTCCAGGTGCCTTGTTTGGCTGTACGTCGCCATCTGAGCACGCTCAGTGGTGGCATGCGTTGCCCTGCCCCTTGGCGCCGTCGACCAATCACCTTCCTCTGCTACATTTTGTCCATCAGCGCTCTGCGGCCGATGGCCAATCGG GTGGCATTGTATCACTCCTTCCCAACCCGCCTCCTATCTCGGGCCTGGGGACGTTTGAACGGGGTGGAGCTCCCCACCTGGCTCCGAAAACCCATCTATTCTCTCTACATTTGGACATTTGGGGTAAACATGCAG GAGGCTGCTGTGGAGGATTTACATCACTACAGGAATCTGAGTGAATTTTTCCGTCGACGTCTGAAACCTGCAGCCCGACCACTCTGTGCCTCCTCCTGTCTG aTATCTCCGGCAGATGGGAGGATACTCCACTTTGGTCGGGTGAAGAATTCAGAGGTGGAACAGGTAAAGGGGGTTACCTACAGTCTGGAGAACTTCCTTGGTCCACAGAATAGTCGGAGCAAAA ATTCATCCTTGTCCTTCAGGGACCTTCTCCTGTCATGTCCTGATAACGACCTGTTCCATGTCGTGGTCTACCTGGCTCCAGGTGACTATCACTGCTTCCATTCACCCACAGAGTGGAAGGTGGAGCTTCGACGTCACTTTCCAG GCACTTTAATGTCAGTCAACCCGGGTGTGGCTCGATGGGTCAAAGAGCTCTTCTGCCTTAATGAGCGTGTGGTGCTCACCGGCCAATGGCAGCATGGCTTCTTCTCATTGACAGCGGTCGGAGCCACAAACGTCGGATCCATTAGAGTTTACTTTGATCAG GAGCTTCAGACCAACAGTCCTTGCTACAGTAAAGGCTCCTTCCATGACCACAGCTATGTTGCCGTTGGCGACCAGGTGTTGAAGACAACAAATGAAGGGGGAGTGGTCTTGCAGAAGGGGGAGGCGGTGGGGGAGTTTAACCTGGGTTCCACCATAGTTCTGCTGTTTGAGGCCCCCAAAGACTTCATCTTCAACCTGCAGCCCGGACAGCAAATCAGAGTAGGCGAGGGACTTGGCAGCCTCTGA
- the rnf224 gene encoding RING finger protein 224 gives MSDKKEEETIPSPIPPLLSSVAMETMMTLSRPDLVCIVCFGSYDLAMRLPRRLHCGHTFCQACLKRLDTVINEQVWIPCPQCRQNTPRPRGGAAGLDLDLASFLGVKAQQTCTSSGSSSSWTSSHREGASAGDAAQDGKLWLGKEVADEGWSHGGLAEPRFHRYSNCCPPPSYWLCCWFCCKGRG, from the exons ATGTCAgacaaaaaggaagaggaaactATCCCCTCCCCCATACCccctcttctgtcctctgttgccatggagacgaTGATGACATTGAGCAGACCAGACCtggtgtgtattgtgtgttttggcAGCTATGACCTGGCAATGCGGCTGCCTCGGCGACTGCACTGTGGCCACACCTTCTGCCAGGCATGTCTGAAGAGACTGGACACAGTTATCAATGAACAG GTGTGGATCCCATGTCCTCAGTGTCGACAGAACACGCCTCGGcccagaggaggagcagcaggtcTGGACCTCGACTTGGCCTCCTTCTTGGGAGTGAAGGCCCAGCAGACCTGCACCTCCTCCGGTTCCTCATCCTCCTGGACCTCCAGCCACAGGGAGGGAGCATCAGCTGGAGATGCAGCCCAGGACGGGAAACTGTGGCTGGGAAAAGAGGTTGCAGATGAGGGCTGGTCACACGGAGGGCTGGCTGAACCGCGCTTCCATCGGTATAGCAACTGTTGCCCGCCGCCATCCTATTGGCTGTgctgctggttctgctgcaAGGGGAGAGGCTAA
- the pisd gene encoding phosphatidylserine decarboxylase proenzyme, mitochondrial isoform X4 yields the protein MCYRPSLSPVAATSRSWLQVPCLAVRRHLSTLSGGMRCPAPWRRRPITFLCYILSISALRPMANRVALYHSFPTRLLSRAWGRLNGVELPTWLRKPIYSLYIWTFGVNMQEAAVEDLHHYRNLSEFFRRRLKPAARPLCASSCLISPADGRILHFGRVKNSEVEQVKGVTYSLENFLGPQNSRSKNSSLSFRDLLLSCPDNDLFHVVVYLAPGDYHCFHSPTEWKVELRRHFPGTLMSVNPGVARWVKELFCLNERVVLTGQWQHGFFSLTAVGATNVGSIRVYFDQELQTNSPCYSKGSFHDHSYVAVGDQVLKTTNEGGVVLQKGEAVGEFNLGSTIVLLFEAPKDFIFNLQPGQQIRVGEGLGSL from the exons ATGTGCTATCGTCCGTCTCTCTCTCCTGTGGCGGCCACCTCTCGGTCATG GCTCCAGGTGCCTTGTTTGGCTGTACGTCGCCATCTGAGCACGCTCAGTGGTGGCATGCGTTGCCCTGCCCCTTGGCGCCGTCGACCAATCACCTTCCTCTGCTACATTTTGTCCATCAGCGCTCTGCGGCCGATGGCCAATCGG GTGGCATTGTATCACTCCTTCCCAACCCGCCTCCTATCTCGGGCCTGGGGACGTTTGAACGGGGTGGAGCTCCCCACCTGGCTCCGAAAACCCATCTATTCTCTCTACATTTGGACATTTGGGGTAAACATGCAG GAGGCTGCTGTGGAGGATTTACATCACTACAGGAATCTGAGTGAATTTTTCCGTCGACGTCTGAAACCTGCAGCCCGACCACTCTGTGCCTCCTCCTGTCTG aTATCTCCGGCAGATGGGAGGATACTCCACTTTGGTCGGGTGAAGAATTCAGAGGTGGAACAGGTAAAGGGGGTTACCTACAGTCTGGAGAACTTCCTTGGTCCACAGAATAGTCGGAGCAAAA ATTCATCCTTGTCCTTCAGGGACCTTCTCCTGTCATGTCCTGATAACGACCTGTTCCATGTCGTGGTCTACCTGGCTCCAGGTGACTATCACTGCTTCCATTCACCCACAGAGTGGAAGGTGGAGCTTCGACGTCACTTTCCAG GCACTTTAATGTCAGTCAACCCGGGTGTGGCTCGATGGGTCAAAGAGCTCTTCTGCCTTAATGAGCGTGTGGTGCTCACCGGCCAATGGCAGCATGGCTTCTTCTCATTGACAGCGGTCGGAGCCACAAACGTCGGATCCATTAGAGTTTACTTTGATCAG GAGCTTCAGACCAACAGTCCTTGCTACAGTAAAGGCTCCTTCCATGACCACAGCTATGTTGCCGTTGGCGACCAGGTGTTGAAGACAACAAATGAAGGGGGAGTGGTCTTGCAGAAGGGGGAGGCGGTGGGGGAGTTTAACCTGGGTTCCACCATAGTTCTGCTGTTTGAGGCCCCCAAAGACTTCATCTTCAACCTGCAGCCCGGACAGCAAATCAGAGTAGGCGAGGGACTTGGCAGCCTCTGA